From the genome of Papaver somniferum cultivar HN1 chromosome 2, ASM357369v1, whole genome shotgun sequence, one region includes:
- the LOC113349602 gene encoding probable nucleolar protein 5-2, whose product MLVLFETPAGFALFKVLDEGKIDQVEDLWKEFSTSDAARKIVKLKAFTKFENTSEALSTATLLIDSKPSKGLRKFLKAHCDGERLGVADSKLGNAIKEKLQIDCVHNNGVMELMRGVRSQLTELISGLGVQDLAPMSLGLSHSLSRYKLKFSPDKVDTMIIQAIGLLDDLDKELNTYAMRVREWYGWHFPELAKIVSDNILYAKAVKLMGNRTNAADLDFSEVLPEEIEADLKEAAVISMGTEVSELDLMNIKELCDQVLSLSEYRGQLYDYLKSRMNTIAPNLTALVGELVGARLIAHGGSLLNLAKQPGSTIQILGAEKALFRALKTKHATPKYGLIYHASLIGQAAAKLKGKMSRTLSAKTALAIRYDALGDTQDNSMGLENRAKLEARLRTLEGRDLGHSAGSTKGKAKIEVHHKDRKNGTGALITSAQTYNPSADAVLGTPAPMEVETKEPAADKKDKKKNRKAEVEEKEEEETPKKEKKKKKKAAEAEQGVEQEDGEGKKKKKKRKHEEEAEAQSQKKDKKKKKKKSDD is encoded by the exons atgttAGTATTGTTTGAAACCCCTGCAGGGTTTGCCCTGTTTAAGGTTCTGGATGAAGGAAAGATTGATCAAGTTGAG GATTTGTGGAAGGAGTTCTCTACATCAGATGCAGCTAGAAAg ATTGTAAAGTTGAAAGCTTTTACAAAGTTTGAAAACACCTCTGAGGCTTTGTCCACTGCTACTTTACTTATTGATAGCAAACCAAGCAAGGGTCTTCGTAAGTTCTTGAAGGCTCATTGCGATGGAGAAAGATTGGGAGTAGCTGATTCTAAACTAGGAAATGCCATCAAGGAGAAACTG CAAATTGATTGCGTCCATAACAACGGAGTAATGGAGCTGATGAGAGGTGTCAGAAGCCAGTTGACTGAACTTATTTCAGGCCTTGGTGTTCAAGATTTGGCTCCAATGAGTTTGGGTTTGTCTCACAGTTTGTCCAGATACAAGCTAAAGTTCAGCCCTGATAAG GTGGATACCATGATCATTCAAGCTATTGGTTTGTTGGATGATCTTGACAAAGAGCTTAATACATATGCGATGAGGGTTAGGGAATGGTACGGATGGCACTTTCCAGAGCTTGCAAAGATTGTATCAGACAATATCCTGTACGCCAAAGCAGTTAAGCTGATGGGCAACCGTACAAATGCTGCTGATCTTGATTTCTCTGAG GTCTTACCAGAAGAGATTGAGGCTGACTTGAAAGAGGCAGCTGTCATCTCCATGGGAACCGAGGTCAGTGAATTGGATCTGATGAATATCAAGGAGCTCTGTGACCAGGTGTTGTCACTTTCCGAGTATAGGGGTCAACTCTACGATTACTTGAAAAGTAGAATGAACACAATTGCCCCAAATCTTACTGCCCTTGTTGGAGAGCTTGTTGGAGCTCGTCTTATTGCTCACGGTGGTAGTTTGTTAAACCTTGCTAAGCAACCTGGAAGCACTATCCAGATTCTTGGTGCAGAAAAGGCCCTCTTCAGAGCTCTTAAGACAAAACATGCTACTCCCAAATACGGACTTATCTACCATGCTTCTTTAATTGGCCAAGCTGCCGCAAAACTTAAGGGAAAGATGTCTAGAACTCTGTCAGCCAAGACTGCATTAGCCATCAGATACGATGCTCTTGGGGACACTCAAGATAACTCCATGGGTCTGGAAAATCGTGCCAAG CTTGAAGCACGGTTGAGGACTCTTGAGGGTAGAGACTTGGGTCATTCTGCTGGATCAACTAAAGGCAAGGCCAAGATAGAAGTGCATCACAAAGACCGGAAGAATGGTACAGGAGCTCTCATAACTTCTGCACAG ACCTACAATCCTTCAGCTGATGCAGTACTAGGAACACCAGCACCTATGGAAGTAGAGACAAAGGAACCAGCTGCTGACaagaaagataaaaagaagaacaggaaagctGAGGTTGAGGAGAAAGAGGAGGAGGAAACAcctaagaaagaaaagaagaagaaaaaaaaggctgCAGAAGCTGAACAGGGTGTTGAGCAAGAAGACGGGgagggaaagaaaaagaaaaagaagagaaagcatGAGGAAGAGGCAGAAGCACAAAGCCAGAAAaaagacaaaaagaagaagaagaagaagagtgatGACTGA